From a single Paramisgurnus dabryanus chromosome 17, PD_genome_1.1, whole genome shotgun sequence genomic region:
- the cdan1 gene encoding codanin-1, producing MAALLESLLDNKVKLSEVLLWLKDRHACASQDFPVKVWKQEFVPFLLNFLRDQSSHTLTHGPTTPAKTPSTSRSVRTQCSSERRGGKSTPVQGLRNTSRIQLFSPAPSTSPMGERSEQETPFPGSHSFSGVSAMSSPSFSSLLSPAARNTPNERRSAQRHSLGDFMTSPTDAQQHKGRRRSGGFGGSANSRHSGSRNALNEEGGRWDGGGGGRRSRGVGRIETVSPPTQMQLNFNNLEDFPPMAAAQASPMTTKPSRRINPTLVSAERPSSKPMSCFTSTPVSLSASPPITLESITAKPNCGSPHSLQEERELLRRERSKLAQQTSSPLKTTPITCTPTKTVHRQGSKVTPDPQAPCPDPDKVTQTPELNLLAELYCTCISENLVPCVILELFFVLQLLTSRGVSVSEPTEEGVSICEHSPDVLEKAYLGNVHNCVYFAVRVLEHQFELVSHLDKCTLRLLSENERVGSFSPALRDRLAQSQDNCTANDLPTPPLFVHSVPFQPATDNRSNFSSDRAFHTFKKQRDVFYELLREWEDSHKEPGWNFEAAIGNRVRMMVSQLTAAGNHSHFARLFQKQLIQMCKGTCILGSSNETPDADLLGMLGADSLGRLKRLQQRLVQPQGLIGPCPPPSFPGHQEFFRDFLQTAGCCQLNQHLKDGLCQELLKLDEVSILGPDASPARGEETSDGDMEQQDEKQRFSSVLLMARLLAKFLGFICFLPYHTSEPPSRDIQDAAITLRSKSSPVLDVCAVLRSSMHRRRTILTVPWIVEFLSMLDYTGPFLPFYRTALCLLLYIYKRMVLGRGEELSYMNQLLLVAVLGWLFQIPVFPEDLFFSTDLEEEIKEMENNTGAQGLDTLPLVDQQLLYTCCPYLGEFRKLLAAFVAGSTSKSGGLIRKITPTSAEPRGPSITRSQQKLQVDLEQAFFHNQPPSLRRTVEFVAERIGSNCVKHIKATLVLELVQGGEKTLRDGLGLDGINAAKLNDSICAQLCDAGMQALEKASRFCSEYAPGAVRALLPLETSPAVLSTAEIITTRLATEKACSWLSSNITMLLKREWKTAFERVMKSLPSSSSLNCKEGEGTSKSQPVQRSAAELSAGSSCISDCTHKVPLGSEVMIEIKEVLSVAVGPRVDEEVFTIHQIEVLLDRVGQTLGCRKLLSPVVEQMLLRCTVQLACKLVSGELPLVSSDQGNKKSALLDKFLLLWGRSPASPAPLHLLLSEPTLTATLSATDSERTDYLFLIKRLVEKGLLKEEEVGSHWSKLSVLSWPEESVEKFQQLSLATKYQVPSMSNQMDILQVSQ from the exons ATGGCGGCTCTTTTGGAATCGCTGCTGGACAATAAAGTAAAGTTAAGCGAGGTGTTGCTTTGGCTCAAAGACCGACAT GCTTGTGCGTCACAAGACTTTCCAGTAAAGGTCTGGAAACAGGAGTTTGTGCCTTTCCTCTTAAATTTTTTACGGGACCAGAGCAGTCACACTTTGACTCATGGCCCCACCACACCTGCTAAGACCCCCAGCACCTCCAGATCTGTCCGGACTCAATGCTCTTCTGAGCGGAGGGGAGGCAAATCCACACCGGTCCAAGGACTGCGTAACACCAGTCGAATCCAACTCTTTTCTCCTGCCCCATCCACATCCCCGATGGGTGAAAGGAGTGAACAGGAGACACCGTTTCCTGGCTCTCATTCTTTTAGTGGTGTTAGTGCCATGAGCAGCCCCTCTTTCAGCTCTCTATTGAGCCCTGCTGCTCGAAACACACCCAACGAACGACGCTCAGCCCAGCGTCACAGTCTTGGAGACTTCATGACGTCACCCACAGACGCACAGCAGCACAAAGGCCGCAGGAGGAGTGGAGGTTTTGGGGGGTCTGCAAACAGCCGACATTCGGGATCTCGGAATGCACTGAACGAGGAAGGAGGTCGCTGGGATGGAGGAGGAGGAGGCAGGAGGAGTAGAGGTGTGGGCAGGATTGAAACAGTATCACCTCCCACGCAGATGCAGCTAAACTTTAATAATTTGGAAGACTTTCCTCCTATGGCTGCTGCCCAGGCTTCACCAAT GACAACCAAACCTTCACGGAGAATTAACCCAACCCTAGTGAGTGCAGAACGGCCTAGCTCTAAACCTATGAGCTGCTTTACGTCTACCCCTGTCAGCCTGTCTGCCAGCCCCCCTATTACTTTAGAGAGCATCACAGCCAAACCAAACTGTGGAAGCCCTCACAGCCTGCAGGAAGAGCGAGAGTTACTCAGGAGAGAACG GTCTAAACTTGCCCAGCAGACCAGCTCTCCGCTAAAGACCACCCCCATTACCTGCACCCCAACCAAAACTGTGCACAGACAGGGGTCTAAAGTAACCCCTGACCCTCAGGCACCGTGCCCTGACCCTGATAAGGTCACGCAAACACCAGAGTTAAATCTGCTAGCAGAGCTGTACTGTACCTGCATTTCAG AGAATCTGGTTCCATGTGTGATCCTGGAGCTGTTCTTTGTGCTTCAGCTTTTGACATCTCGGGGTGTATCTGTCTCTGAACCTACCGAGGAGGGAGTCAGCATATGTGAACACAGCCCAG ATGTTCTGGAGAAAGCTTACCTGGGAAATGTCCACAACTGTGTCTATTTTGCAGTGAGAGTCTTGGAGCATCAGTTTGA GTTGGTGTCACACCTGGACAAGTGCACTTTACGGCTCCTGTCTGAGAATGAGAGAGTGGGGTCTTTTTCACCTGCCCTCAGAGATCGCCTGGCACAATCTCAGGACAACTGCACAGCTAAT GATCTGCCCACTCCACCATTGTTCGTTCATTCGGTGCCATTCCAGCCAGCAACAGACAACCGTTCCAACTTCAGCAGCGATAGGGCCTTTCACACTTTTAAGAAACAGAG GGATGTGTTCTACGAGCTGTTGAGAGAATGGGAGGACTCCCATAAGGAACCTGGCTGGAATTTTGAGGCTGCAATAGGCAATAGAGTCAG GATGATGGTTAGTCAGCTCACGGCCGCAGGAAATCATTCTCACTTTGCCAGGCTTTTCCAGAAGCAGCTCATCCAG atgtgtaagggCACTTGCATTCTGGGTTCTTCTAATGAAACCCCTGATGCCGATCTGCTGGGCATGCTGGGAGCAGACAGCTTAGGTCGTCTAAAACGTCTACAACAGCGTTTGGTCCAGCCACAGGGCCTTATTGGTCCCTGCCCTCCACCTTCTTTCCCTGGACACCAGGAGTTTTTCAGAGACTTTCTTCAGACAGCCGGCTG CTGTCAGCTAAACCAACACCTAAAAGATGGCCTGTGTCAGGAGCTTCTAAAGTTGGATGAGGTGTCCATTCTTGGCCCAGATGCCAGCCCAGCACGGGGAGAAGAGACGAGTGATGGAGACATGGAGCAACAG GATGAGAAGCAGCGATTCTCCTCAGTGCTCCTCATGGCTCGACTGCTGGCTAAGTTTTTGGGTTTCATCTGCTTTCTGCCTTACCACACCTCTGAACCTCCATCCAGAGACATTCAAGATGCCGCAATCACTCTCCGCAGTAAG AGTTCTCCAGTTCTGGATGTGTGCGCAGTGTTGAGAAGCTCTATGCACAGAAGACGAACAATTTTGACGGTGCCATGGATAGTAGAGTTCCTCTCTATGTTGGACTACACTGGCCCATTTCTGCCCTTTTACAGGACCGCTTTGTGCCTGCTTCTCTACATCTATAA GAGGATGGTGTTGGGTCGAGGGGAAGAGCTAAGTTACATGAACCAGCTACTTTTAGTAGCAGTGTTGGGCTGGCTCTTTCAG ATCCCAGTCTTTCCAGAAGATCTCTTCTTCAGCACAGATCTTGAGGAGGAAATCAAAGAAATGGAGAATAACACGGGTGCCCAGGGACTG GACACCCTACCATTAGTCGACCAACAGCTGCTCTACACCTGCTGCCCATATTTAG GGGAGTTTCGTAAGCTGCTTGCTGCATTTGTGGCTGGAAGCACGTCCAAGAGCGGAGGCCTGATTCGAAAGATCACCCCCACATCTGCAGAGCCGAGGGGACCGTCCATCACCCGTTCGCAGCAAAAACTGCAG GTGGATCTAGAACAGGCATTTTTTCACAACCAGCCTCCATCTCTCAGAAGGACTGTAGAGTTTGTTGCAGAAAGAATTGGCTCCAACTGCGTCAAACACATTAA AGCTACACTAGTGTTGGAGCTTGTGCAGGGGGGAGAGAAAACACTCAGAGATGGTTTGGGTTTGGATGGTATCAACGCTGCCAAGCTTAATGATTCTATCTGTGCTCAGCTCTGTGATGCAGGCATGCAAGCTCTGGAGAAAGCATCCAG GTTCTGCAGTGAGTATGCTCCTGGAGCTGTGAGAGCACTTCTGCCCCTTGAAACCTCTCCTGCA GTTTTGTCCACAGCTGAGATTATCACCACTCGTCTGGCTACAGAAAAGGCATGCAGCTGGCTGTCCTCCAACATCACAA TGCTTCTAAAGAGGGAGTGGAAGACTGCTTTTGAGCGAGTGATGAAGAGTTTACCCTCCTCCTCTAGCCTGAATTGTAAAGAGGGTGAGGGTACAAGCAAAAGCCAGCCTGTTCAGAGGAGTGCCGCAGAGCTCAGTGCTGGGTCCTCATGTATTTCTGACTGCACCCATAAAGTCCCACTGGGATCAGAAGTCATGATTGAAATTAAG GAGGTGCTGAGTGTTGCAGTGGGACCTAGGGTTGATGAAGAGGTTTTCACAATTCATCAGATTGAGGTCCTACTGGACAGAGTGGGACAGACACTTGGATGTAGAAAA CTCCTCTCTCCTGTGGTTGAGCAGATGTTGTTGCGTTGTACTGTTCAGCTGGCCTGCAAACTGG tATCTGGAGAGCTGCCACTGGTTTCTTCAGACCAGGGCAACAAAAAATCTGCTCTGCTAGATAAGTTTCTACTCCTGTGGGGTCGCAGTCCCGCTTCTCCTGCACCTTTGCATCTTCTTCTCAGTGAACCCACTCTCACTGCCACTCTAAGTGCCACAGACAGCGAG aGAACTGACTACCTGTTTCTGATAAAACGACTTGTAGAGAAAGGGCTTCTGAAGGAGGAGGAAGTGGGCTCCCATTGGTCAAAGTTGTCAGTGTTATCGTGGCCAGag GAGTCTGTGGAGAAGTTTCAACAGCTCTCATTGGCCACCAAGTACCAAGTGCCTTCAATGTCAAACCAAATGGACATACTGCAAGTCTCCCAGTGA